From the genome of Triticum aestivum cultivar Chinese Spring chromosome 1A, IWGSC CS RefSeq v2.1, whole genome shotgun sequence:
GGAGGTCTCCCAGCACTCCAAGTACTTCTGTGAGTTCTGTGGCAAGGTAAATCTTTCGATGGTTTTATTGATTACTTGCGTTGTGTTTAGAATGGTAAAGTGTCTGCTGGTGGTTCAACTGAGCATCTATGTTGTATGACAAGTGTTTTTGGCATTTGGCTACATTGAAATTAGCACATATCTTTTTGTGAGTAAAAAAATGCAGCATAATTGTATAGGTTATGTGCTCTTGTTTTGCATGATGATGGTTTAGAGGATAACTACTTGGTTCTAATATGCTGAATTGCTGGTTGGCAAAACATAAAGAATTTATATTGTAGGCTGTTGTAACCCTTTGTATTGTCATGAGTTGTTTGAGTTTAATGCCTGCTGCGTCTTTTAACCACTGGCCTTCTAGATAGGGAACAATGAACAACGGCTTTTGATTGTTTTGTATGATGAACGTTTATAACTCTCAAATGATTTAGTTTAATATTACCCACTTGCTGATTGGCAGAATATGAAGAATTGTTATTGCAGGCTGTTGCAGTCCTTTCTATTGTCATTGGACATGCATATGGATTTTGTAACCCTGTTAAGTTTAATGCTTATTGCTTCTTTTAACACTTGTAGACCTCTAGATATGGAACAGCGCCCACCAGCTCTTTATTCTAGTCTCTTTACACATTTCCAGCCCTATGGAAATGATGATAGCATCGATAACTCATAGATAGGTCAATAGTGATAACATGTTAGTCTCCTCGCTTGATTCAATGTTTCTTTTATCTTAACACGTTCTTGATTCACAGTTTGCCGTGAAGAGGAAAGCAGTCGGAATCTGGGGATGCAAGGACTGCGGGAAGGTTAAGGCCGGTGGTGCCTATACCATGAAGTACGTGCTGATGCCAATTACACACTGTATATTTCCAAATAGCTCATTGTCCTGCTCTACCATATGTGCTCATCTTGTTGTTCTGCATTTCCAGCACTGCCAGTGCGGTCACTGTCAGGAGCACGATCCGTCGCCTGAGGGAGCAGACTGAAGCTTGATCGCGGTCGATCTGACCAAGGAGCCTTTGGATTTTGTAGTTCAGACGAGACTCGTGCAACGCTATGTAGCCTAAATTGACAACATACAATGTTATTTATCGGCTTGTTGGGTTCTGAAAGTATCCGGCTACGCTAAAATGTGTATCTCGTTTATCGTGCTTAGTTGATCGTCTGAAGGTACTCTTTGTGTGTGTCGTTGGTTCTTGAATCTTGATGCTATTGTCATCTGTTATTAGAAGAACTAGCAGGGCAGCCTGTGCATCTGTGCGTCTATTTGCATATACTTTAGCTGTTGTTCATATAGACTGgaaatgttttgaacagaaaatttACTTGACTTGACTGACGGGATTGCACTCATGTATCTTTGCTTTATTGTTCATGTTAATTACGTAGCTTAATCACATTGCAATTTGCTTTTGCCATAATATTTTCTTAATGTCATGAAGTTCCTGGAGGGAAAGTTAGTGCTTGTCCAATCCTGCTGAAGTATACAAATTGTCTTCGTGTCATTAAATACCCTGGGCCATTACTCTTATATAAACTCCCAGATGTCACATTCGCATTGCTTCTGGGACTGTTATGAAGGTCATCGTTGCTTCTGATGCAATTGCCCAGTTTGGACAATTGCTTGTGTATCACTAATTTAGCTGATCAAGAGATACTTTGCTGGTGGGGATAAGGTTAGGAGAAAGATCTTTGATTTTTAAATATAAGCCCCATGACCCAGACTTGTTTATCTGCTGGCGTTTCGCCCTTTTTGGAAAGGAGTATCATGAGCTACTAAAGCAGTTAAATTAGGTTACCCGGCTAAATTAGGAGGACTAGTCGGTTGGCCCTACATATATATTCTTGCAAATGAACACATTGTTACTCATGTTCATGTTCCTACTGTTTGGAAATGAACTGTTCCTCCTACTTGATCATGTTTGATTTCATATGTATATTCACATGTATTTTTAGTTCTAGTTCGCATGTTCAAATTTCATAGAGTATAATCTCATCAATATACCGCAACTAATTACTGCAGCACACACGGGTATCGTTTACTTTCATAGTCCTATATGCTCTATTTCAAAAtatttgtcgtggttttagttcgacAAATATTtgagaaacggagggagtagcaagtagCCTGCCCTCGTGGAACCGGAGAAAAATAACTCAACGGCTCCACTTCCCAACTCCCACCGTGCTGATTCGGTCGTCGTCCTGGTCAGACTACACTACTCCCCACCACCCCACTCCACTCCACACCGCCACCATGGCTGTCCTCCGGCGGCCACCGCTCGCCCCCAGTCCCACCGCCGCCGCATCCCTcccccaccaccgcctccacctcgcCACCCCACACATACACCTCACCAGACCCCCTCCCTCCTCTCCCCGCCTCCGCATCAGCGCGGCCCCCTCGCTCCGCCCCCTCCGCGGCATTCCATCGAGCCGGTGCCATGCGGCGACAGGAGATCCGGCGCCGGCGCTCTCTCAGGCGCCCTCcgccggcggaggcggcgcgcgggCCGCGCTGGTGCGCGTCGGGGAGGCGCTGTCGCTCGGGTTCCCGCTGTGGGTCGCGTCGGCCTGCGCGCTCGCGCTGTGGCGGCCGGCGAGCTTCCTCTGGGTCACCCCCACCGCCCAGATGGTCGGCTTGTCCTTCACCATGCTCGGTTCGTGCCCTCCGTCCATTGCTCCCTCCCCTGCTTCTCTATTCCTTCCTCCTCTTTTGCTTGTACATCTCAGTTGAGATGCAGTAATTCAGACGTTCAGAGATGTCTCGATGGCTGAATTTTTATGATTGAAACATGGTTGTAGTCCCTTTGTGCAGGAATGGGGATGACGTTGACGCTTGATGACCTGAGAACCGCGCTGTTGATGCCCAAGGAGTTAGCTGCTGGGTTTCTACTTCAGTACACTGTTAGTTCTGCAACTTCTTCAGTGTTTCTTTTGATGTCGCAATAAACCCTGTAGCCATACTTTCACTTTTCCATGTCTTTTCTATTGCAAATCTCATAGGAATATTTTTTATGCAAGGGCCAAGGAACACGTACCCTAGATATTCAACAAGGTTTTCATTTCCAATTTTTTTTTATCCAGCTCAAATGTTGTCCATTTAGATGAACCATAAAAGTTTCTTATCTGAAATGTTGGACTGGATGGCGCGTCGCATGTAAACTTCATGATCCCTCAGaatggaaaaagaaaagaaagcctCCATGAGTCATCTCCATTATACCTGTGGTTTTGTTATTTTAGTGTTTGCGGTTTACGACTATTCTATTTGCACCAAAAATCCAAAGTGGGTGATTTATGTACAGGTGATGCCACTGTCCGGATATCTCATCAGCAAGCTATTGAACCTGCCATCCCATTATGCTGCTGGACTGATTTTGGTTTCCTGTTGCCCTGGAGGTACGCTTGCATTTTCCCTTTCTTTATTAATTATATATTGTCAGCTGGTTAAACTGAAAGGGAGCTACTCTCTGCAGGCACAGCAAGCAACATTGTTACCTACTTAGCAAGGTAAGGACGAGAGAATGTAAAACCTGCATATAGTCACGATCGTACTGGAACAAAGTTCTGGGCCTCTAACTGAAACTAATTTGTTCCGAGTCTGTTAATATAGTTTTATATATAGGGATTCCTGAGAGTTATTTCTTCTCAAGATTGTTGAATAACCAAATTTTCAAGCTGGCCTGTCTAGTGTTGTCTGCTAGCAGAAGTTGGTTACGTGTGACTAAAATCATTAATCCCTTTTTGGTAAGGAATCGCTGAAGTCTACTAGTAATGTTGTAGTCGGCTTCGACTACAGCACTGTTACTTAAGAAATGTAGCGTGTGAAGAGTTGAGGATTAGACAGCACTGaagggtactccctccgtccgaaaaagcttgtccctctagatacatccatttgagggacaagcttttttggacggagggagtagaagtgaAGCACGGGTAGGGAACATATGAGGTTACACGCTGTTCCTTTTATAGAGCCTGAGTCAACCTACTTCTACTTGAGAACCAGCCAACATAAACCTTACTAGGACTCCTCTAGCTTGTGTGATATAACCTACTTACTCCTTGATCTGCTGGCTGAGCTGGCTTCCTTCTGGAGTGCTAAACaaaattcaattcaagcttttcaTCAATATTTCATCTCCAACTCGGACTGCTACCAGCCTGCTACTTGACAAGTAACCGACTCAGCTACCAGATGTCTGTTCATCTGCCAAATCAGCATGCCTTCGTCTCTGCGCTCTTATAGTGCTTTCCCCAATAGGAGTCCACACCAGTTAACAAGCCTTTCCCACCTATAGTGGGCCAACCGACTAGGACCATTAAGCAGTTTGCCGAAATGAAACACAACCACTTTTGTCTCTGCGATCTTATATTTCTGACTAAATTTACAAATAGATTTATTACAATGTAGTTTTTTATAAGGACTACACATTAAGGTGGAATCAGGGTCAGGTTCCATATGGCCAGATGCTTGTACTTGGTTTTATCTTTGATATCTTTAGAGCTTAAAAAGCAATTACTGGCCAGTAATGAATATTCAAGTGACCCATTCGGTGCATCACAATATTGTTATCGTTGATTAATCCCTAGCATCCTAATAATATGGTTGAACTGAATACTTAGTGATGCAGAAGCATCACAAGAACAAATTGTTTTCTCATTGACTAATAATTTTTATAGTACTTCCTTccttcacaaatataagatgttttgaatatttcaatatggactacatacggactgaaatgagtgaacaaacacactaaaacatgtctatatgcatccgattcagaaaaaagttaAACGTCATATAtttgtaaacggagggagtactaaatatcTCCAATACTTCAGTGGAGATCACTGTCTGTTATGAAAGTGGATCTGAAACTTTATACATTGCTACGTATATGTACAAAAATGGAAGAGAAAACAATTTTAAACATCTATTTTTCATTAGCGCCAAAATATAGTGTAGACTAATTTGTATCCTTGTGTTCCAGGGCAAATGTTGCTCTTTCGGTGCTGATGACAGCAGCAAGCACTTTTGCTGCAGCGGTAATGACTCACTTACATCAATTACTATATTCTGGCAGAGTCGAATAACGTTTATTTTCCTGATAATGCAGTTCATGACTCCTCTTTTGACATCCAAACTGGCTGGGCAATACGTCGCAGTAGACCCTATGGGACTGTTCGTGTCGACGTCTCAGGTGCTGACAGTTTCTGTATTATAACTTTAAGTCCCCCTAGTTCTGGCTAAGGTTGATATATCTGAATGCAGGTTGTCCTAGCGCCTGTTCTTTTGGGTGCTCTGCTTAATCAGTACATGGGCCGTTTGGTTGAGTCGGTTTCTCCCGTGATGCCGTTCATTGCTGTAGCAACAGTAGCTGTTCTTTGTGGCAATGCGATCGCACAGAATGCTTCGGCCATCCTGGCATCTGGCCTACAAGTGGTACTGTCGGTCATCTTCTTGCATGGATCCGGCTTCTTCTTTGGCTATGTTCTTTCAAGGGTGCTTGGCATCGATATCGCTTCATCACGAACAATCTCGATCGAGGTTGGCATGCAGGTAATTTCTATTGTGCGCTTTTTTCAGCAGATTTTTACAATGGACTTAAGTGTTGCCCAGATATCTCCCATTACATTTTCATCAATGCAACCAAGGAAGCACATAACCGATGCTGCGCTCTTTCTCCCATTGCACACCGCAGTTTCATTATGTATAATATTAGTTATCTCTAGAGAAGTTTTGGTGTGTGTATCATACTGAATTTCTTGTGGATGCAGAACTCGGTGCTGGGTGTGGTTCTCGCGGGCAAGCACTTCGGCAGCCCTCTCACGGCGGTTCCATGCGCGGTTTCGAGCATCTGCCACTCTGTCTATGGTAGCCTGTTGGCCGGGGTCTGGAGGTCCATGCCCCCGAATGACAAGCAGTGAGCATGACGGATGAGACAGATAGATACTTTAGTGGTTGCAGTAACTTGAGTTATGAGTTATTCGGAGCTATTTGTGCTTGTGGGAGAAATATTTTACCATGAAAACCAAGTCAGCAACGTGCCTGCCCCTTATTCATTTCTTTGCCAGCTTTCACTTCCCAAATGACCATTGGTTTCTACCTCTACTGTTTTATCCCTTGCATAAGTTGCCAACACATCTGCACGCTCAAGTAAACCAAACAACAATGAACTCCTTGTCTTCAGCGATCAGAGCACGGAGCTCAGCTACAACAATATGTCCACCAGTACCATGGCCTTGATCTTGGGAATCACCGTACCGACTGGAGAACGATTAACCGTTGGGGAGTTAACTCTCTGAATAACGGACAAGCAATCCAAGACCGATGATCGCGAGCGAGATCGGTGGCCGATGACGTTTTCCCTTCCACATTGTGCTCTCATGGGCATGTTGGTCTGAAGGTGTTACGCTCAGTATATTTTGGTAAGATAATAAATGAAAACATGTGAAGGAAAAAAGTTGAGTTGCGACTGACCTTTTGGTGCAACGTATCTGTAAAAGTAAACAAAAAAAAGTTGCATGTCTAAGCCCAGGTTCGAACTGGGGACCTTTAGTGTGTGAGACTAACGTGATAACCAACTACACCACCCAGACATGGTGGTTTATGCAGTGGAAATTTTTTATTTATCCAAGACAGAATCAGTCCCCGTTATCTGTTCTTCGTCGAAGCGCCACCAGCCTACAAGGTACTATTTCATCTGATTGTAGTTTATCAGTCGCGTGTTTCCTTCAGTGGAAACGACGAGAAGAGGTATAAACACAACACAGTGTATAGTTAGTTTCCTCCAAAACATGCTGCGTCCCCTCCGTCACGCAGCAGCCCCGCGGTGCCGACGATGCCGCCAGGAGCCGCCTCAGCTTCTCTTTCGCGGAACAGAACCAGCCGGAGAGCATCATCGACCCGGCCGCCTCAGTCGTGACGGCCGGCAGCAGCAGCACTGCGCCGTCATCGTGTTTTTTGGAACACAAGCTGGTAATCGACGGTGCCAGAAGAAAAGAAACATCATTCCATTCGGGATTTGCTACTTGGAGCGTGGTTTAGGTAAAATGAGATGCACATCCTTCAGAGTTGGAACTCGGCGGGCGACAACTCTCTTGCGCATCATACTAAACACGAGCGAGAAACTTAAGCACGAGAGAAGAGAGGAAAGTAAAATTCAGATATGTTGAATTAATTTGGAAAGGCTTATGCATCATATTAATGCTATGAACTCCATATACCAAGCATCATGTTGAAACCACAATGAGTACTTACAATAGCTTAGCATTAGAACATTGCACGCAATATCCCATTAATGTTACAATCAGTATAACGGAACAGAAAAATCACATCTAATCCCATAAAAGATTACATTTGCCAAGTGCAATGTCTGAACTGATAGCAACATATGATTATTGACGAAAAAGGGTTtttccccgctttatatataaagcaaccatCACCGAACAAACCAATACAAACACACACCCCACACTATACCTGGCCAAAACTCAGGCCGGCCCGGCCCGGGCTTcaggccgggcctagccaagcccgagtcAAAAAAcacaggcccgagcccggcccggcccggccatcagGTATAAACACAACACAGTGTATAGTTAGTTTCCTCCAAAACATGCTGCGTCCCCTCCGTCACGCAGCAGCCCGGCGGTGCCGACGATGCCGCCAGGAGCCGCCTCAGCTTCTCTTTCGCGGAACAGAACCAGCCGGAGAGCATCATCGACCCGGCCGCCTCAGTCGTGACGGCCGGCAGCAGCAGCACTGCGCCGTCATCGTGTTTTTTGGAACACAAGCTGGTAATCGACGGTGCCAGAAGAAAAGAAACATCATTCCATTCGGGATTTGCTACTTGGAGCGTGGTTTAGGTAAAATGAGATGCACATCCTTCAGAGTTGGAACTCGGCGGGCGACAACTCTCTTGCGCATCATACTAAACACGAGCGAGAAACTTAAGCACGAGAGAAGAGAGGAAAGTAAAATTCAGATATGTTGAATTAATTTGGAAAGGCTTATGCATCATATTAATGCTATGAACTCCATATACCAAGCATCATGTTGAAACCACAATGAGTACTTACAATAGCTTAGCATTAGAACATTGCACGCAATATCCCATTAATGTTACAATCAGTATAACGGAACAGAAAAATCACATCTAATCCCATAAAAGATTACATTTGCCAAGTGCAATGTCTGAACTGATAGCAACATATGATTATTGACGAAAAAGGGTTtttccccgctttatatataaagcaaccatCACCGAACAAACCAATACAAACACACACCCCACACTATACCTGGCCAAAACTCAGGCCGGCCCGGCCCGGGCTTcaggccgggcctagccaagcccgagtcAAAAAAcacaggcccgagcccggcccggcccggccatcagGTATAAACACAACACAGTGTATAGTTAGTTTCCTCCAAAACATGCTGCGTCCCCTCCGTCACGCAGCAGCCCGGCGGTGCCGACGATGCCGCCAGGAGCCGCCTCAGCTTCTCTTTCGCGGAACAGAACCAGCCGGAGAGCATCATCGACCCGGCCGCCTCAGTCGTGACGGCCGGCAGCAGCAGCACTGCGCCGTCATCGTGTTTTTTGGAACACAAGCT
Proteins encoded in this window:
- the LOC123067486 gene encoding 60S ribosomal protein L37a-1 isoform X1, whose protein sequence is MFLMYVQTKRTKKAGIVGKYGTRYGASLRKQIKKMEVSQHSKYFCEFCGKFAVKRKAVGIWGCKDCGKVKAGGAYTMNTASAVTVRSTIRRLREQTEA
- the LOC123067486 gene encoding 60S ribosomal protein L37a-1 isoform X2, whose protein sequence is MTKRTKKAGIVGKYGTRYGASLRKQIKKMEVSQHSKYFCEFCGKFAVKRKAVGIWGCKDCGKVKAGGAYTMNTASAVTVRSTIRRLREQTEA
- the LOC123067469 gene encoding probable sodium/metabolite cotransporter BASS1, chloroplastic isoform X1, encoding MAVLRRPPLAPSPTAAASLPHHRLHLATPHIHLTRPPPSSPRLRISAAPSLRPLRGIPSSRCHAATGDPAPALSQAPSAGGGGARAALVRVGEALSLGFPLWVASACALALWRPASFLWVTPTAQMVGLSFTMLGMGMTLTLDDLRTALLMPKELAAGFLLQYTVMPLSGYLISKLLNLPSHYAAGLILVSCCPGGTASNIVTYLARANVALSVLMTAASTFAAAFMTPLLTSKLAGQYVAVDPMGLFVSTSQVVLAPVLLGALLNQYMGRLVESVSPVMPFIAVATVAVLCGNAIAQNASAILASGLQVVLSVIFLHGSGFFFGYVLSRVLGIDIASSRTISIEVGMQNSVLGVVLAGKHFGSPLTAVPCAVSSICHSVYGSLLAGVWRSMPPNDKQ
- the LOC123067469 gene encoding probable sodium/metabolite cotransporter BASS1, chloroplastic isoform X2 produces the protein MRRQEIRRRRSLRRPPPAEAARGPRWCASGRRCRSGSRCGSRRPARSRCGGRRASSGSPPPPRWSACPSPCSSLCAGMGMTLTLDDLRTALLMPKELAAGFLLQYTVMPLSGYLISKLLNLPSHYAAGLILVSCCPGGTASNIVTYLARANVALSVLMTAASTFAAAFMTPLLTSKLAGQYVAVDPMGLFVSTSQVVLAPVLLGALLNQYMGRLVESVSPVMPFIAVATVAVLCGNAIAQNASAILASGLQVVLSVIFLHGSGFFFGYVLSRVLGIDIASSRTISIEVGMQNSVLGVVLAGKHFGSPLTAVPCAVSSICHSVYGSLLAGVWRSMPPNDKQ